The following DNA comes from Papaver somniferum cultivar HN1 chromosome 4, ASM357369v1, whole genome shotgun sequence.
AGCAGAGCAATTTAGACCCATTGTATTGGCTAATTTCATCTTCAAAATATTTACCAGAATTATTACTACTAGAGTAAGTACTGTGATCGAGAGATTAGTTTCTGTTCAACAAGGTGCATTTATTAAAGGGAGGAACATTCATGATAAATTGTGTTAGCTTCTGAAATGATTAATGAACTCAACTTTAAGAGGAGAGGAGGAAATGTTGGACTTAAACTGGATATAACTCAAGATTATGATTCATTGAGTTGGGATTACTTGTTTGAGGTACTTAGAAGATTTGGATTATCTGAAATTGGCATTAGTTGGCTCAGGATTTTTTTTGAATCTGCAATGATATCTGTACTTGTTAATGGTGGTCCATGTGGTTTTTTTGGTGTTGGAAGGGGTCTCAGACAAGGTGATACATTATCACCCATCTTATTCATTCTTGCAGAGGAATTTCTTAGCAAAAACTTATCAAAAATGGTGCAGGAAGGAAGAGTCCAAGCAATGGTGACTAGAGGTAATTGTCAGCCTTCACACTTAATGTTTGCTgatgatatttttattttctgcaatGGCCATAAAAAATCTTTGGAtaatttgatgaacttattaagCAAATATCAACTTTCATTTGTAGTGAATAAGAACAAAAGTAAATGTTTTGTTGGTGGAGTTTCAAATACAATAAGAATTGATATAGTTGAATACCTGCAAATGGGACTATCAGAG
Coding sequences within:
- the LOC113272641 gene encoding uncharacterized protein LOC113272641, which gives rise to MINELNFKRRGGNVGLKLDITQDYDSLSWDYLFEVLRRFGLSEIGISWLRIFFESAMISVLVNGGPCGFFGVGRGLRQGDTLSPILFILAEEFLSKNLSKMVQEGRVQAMVTRVNKNKSKCFVGGVSNTIRIDIVEYLQMGLSELPDTIPIYNMAVYKWPETVIKECEKIIRNSLWSGDPAVKTLVTVKWDEVNAPLIEGGLGVRRLEVMNKALLMKLLWKIETEEVEWTQFMRAKYKNKNNEWISSYKQSSIWPGIK